The following coding sequences lie in one Paramisgurnus dabryanus chromosome 16, PD_genome_1.1, whole genome shotgun sequence genomic window:
- the cabp2b gene encoding calcium-binding protein 2 isoform X3: MGNCTKAAMKNKMSKDRELRPEEIEELREAFKEFDRNKGYIHCTDLGECMRNMGYMPTEMELIELSQQISGGKIDFEDFVELMGPKMLAETADMIGVKELRDAFKEFDSNGDGQITIMELREAMKKLMGEQLNSRDIEDILLDADLNGDGQVDFEEFVRMMSR, from the exons ATGGGAAACTGCACCAAAgcagcaatgaaaaacaaaatgagCAAG GACCGAGAACTCCGTCCAGAAGAAATCGAAG AACTAAGAGAAGCCTTTAAAGAGTTTGATAGGAATAAAGGATACATACACTGCACGGACCTGGGCGAATGCATGCGAAATATGGGATATATGCCGACAGAGATGGAACTCATTGAGCTGAGTCAACAAATCA GTGGAGGCAAAATTGACTTTGAAGACTTTGTAGAGCTCATGGGTCCAAAAATGCTTGCAGAGACAGCAGACATGATCGGAGTCAAAGAACTAAGAGATGCTTTTAAAGAG TTCGACTCTAACGGCGATGGGCAAATCACTATCATGGAGTTAAGAGAAGCCATGAAAAAGCTGATGGGAGAACAGCTGAATTCTAGAGACATTGAAGACATTCTCCTTGATGCCGACCTCAATGGTGATGGACAGGTTGATTTTGAAG
- the cabp2b gene encoding calcium-binding protein 1 isoform X2 translates to MHYCTMLHNIVGPACIILRKGFVKSQLDRELRPEEIEELREAFKEFDRNKGYIHCTDLGECMRNMGYMPTEMELIELSQQISGGKIDFEDFVELMGPKMLAETADMIGVKELRDAFKEFDSNGDGQITIMELREAMKKLMGEQLNSRDIEDILLDADLNGDGQVDFEEFVRMMSR, encoded by the exons ATGCATTACTGCACAATGCTACATAACATCGTTGGACCAGCATGCATCATCCTAAGAAAAGGCTTTGTGAAGTCACAGCTC GACCGAGAACTCCGTCCAGAAGAAATCGAAG AACTAAGAGAAGCCTTTAAAGAGTTTGATAGGAATAAAGGATACATACACTGCACGGACCTGGGCGAATGCATGCGAAATATGGGATATATGCCGACAGAGATGGAACTCATTGAGCTGAGTCAACAAATCA GTGGAGGCAAAATTGACTTTGAAGACTTTGTAGAGCTCATGGGTCCAAAAATGCTTGCAGAGACAGCAGACATGATCGGAGTCAAAGAACTAAGAGATGCTTTTAAAGAG TTCGACTCTAACGGCGATGGGCAAATCACTATCATGGAGTTAAGAGAAGCCATGAAAAAGCTGATGGGAGAACAGCTGAATTCTAGAGACATTGAAGACATTCTCCTTGATGCCGACCTCAATGGTGATGGACAGGTTGATTTTGAAG